The Negativicutes bacterium genome includes a window with the following:
- the lgt gene encoding prolipoprotein diacylglyceryl transferase: MHQYLFFIGDFPIRAYGLVLSFSIILATGVAYFFAKQDGRWSDHIVDIGIIGGFSGIIGARLWDVFFFDWSYYHNHLLEIPFVWQGGMAIQGGIVGGLLAGYIYTKIHKIDTWALADIIAPAIILGQALGRIANLLNGDAFGNPTGTSYGIIYPQTTLAYQTYGNQPLWPAEIWEGQIDIVIFALLLIFRTTNYAKGQVFLLYAMLYSLARFFLEYLRGDYTNLIWGLKSAQWTSLIVLGIAFTLFVWSGYNQKKSSL; the protein is encoded by the coding sequence ATGCATCAATATTTGTTTTTTATTGGCGATTTTCCGATTAGAGCTTATGGTTTGGTATTAAGCTTTAGTATTATTTTAGCGACAGGTGTTGCTTATTTTTTTGCCAAGCAAGATGGTCGATGGTCTGATCATATTGTTGATATTGGCATAATTGGTGGTTTTTCCGGTATCATTGGAGCTCGATTATGGGATGTATTCTTTTTTGATTGGTCTTATTATCATAATCATTTATTAGAAATACCATTTGTTTGGCAAGGCGGAATGGCGATTCAAGGTGGTATTGTTGGCGGACTATTAGCTGGTTATATCTATACTAAAATTCATAAAATTGATACTTGGGCGTTAGCTGATATCATTGCTCCTGCCATTATCTTAGGTCAAGCCTTGGGTCGTATCGCTAATTTATTAAATGGTGATGCCTTTGGTAACCCTACCGGTACAAGTTATGGAATCATTTATCCGCAAACAACCTTAGCTTATCAAACTTATGGTAATCAGCCACTTTGGCCAGCTGAAATCTGGGAGGGGCAAATTGATATTGTTATTTTTGCACTTTTACTAATTTTCCGAACTACTAACTATGCCAAAGGGCAAGTGTTTTTGTTGTATGCAATGTTATATTCTTTAGCCCGCTTTTTTTTAGAATATCTCCGTGGCGATTATACTAATCTAATTTGGGGCTTAAAATCAGCACAATGGACAAGTTTAATCGTTTTAGGAATAGCTTTTACTTTATTTGTTTGGTCAGGCTATAACCAAAAGAAATCATCACTGTAA
- the sdhB gene encoding succinate dehydrogenase iron-sulfur subunit, with amino-acid sequence MTNKKTVHFIIERQDSPNSAPYTEEFVLPYKPAMNVVSSLMEIQKNPVTKDGKKTTPVVWECNCLEKVCGACMMVINGKAQQACAALIDHLEQPIRLAPARTFPVIRDLYIDRAVMFESLKKVQAWVDVDGSWETKPAPRQNPKTAETAYEISRCMTCGCCMEACPNVNSGSDFIGPAPSAQAHLFNLHPIGEYSKEERLGALMQKGGIGSCGNSQNCVQACPKDIKLTDYLAQLNRDTNKQAIKNLFNK; translated from the coding sequence ATGACAAACAAAAAAACAGTTCATTTTATAATTGAAAGACAAGATTCTCCTAACAGTGCTCCTTACACTGAAGAATTTGTTCTTCCATATAAACCGGCAATGAATGTTGTTTCCTCTTTAATGGAAATTCAAAAAAATCCTGTTACTAAAGACGGCAAAAAAACTACTCCTGTAGTTTGGGAATGTAATTGTCTTGAAAAAGTATGCGGTGCTTGTATGATGGTTATCAATGGTAAAGCACAACAAGCTTGTGCAGCACTGATTGATCATTTAGAACAACCTATCCGTCTTGCTCCTGCTCGTACTTTCCCGGTAATTCGTGATTTGTATATTGATAGAGCAGTAATGTTTGAAAGCTTGAAAAAAGTTCAAGCTTGGGTTGATGTTGATGGTTCATGGGAAACAAAACCAGCACCTCGTCAAAACCCTAAAACTGCTGAAACGGCTTATGAAATTTCCCGTTGCATGACTTGTGGTTGTTGCATGGAAGCTTGTCCTAATGTTAATTCCGGTTCAGACTTTATCGGTCCGGCACCATCAGCACAAGCTCATTTATTCAACCTTCATCCAATTGGTGAATACTCTAAAGAAGAACGCCTTGGTGCTTTAATGCAAAAAGGTGGTATCGGTAGCTGTGGTAACAGTCAAAACTGTGTACAAGCATGTCCGAAAGACATTAAACTTACAGACTATCTTGCACAATTAAATCGTGATACCAATAAACAAGCTATCAAAAACTTATTTAATAAATAA